TAGATGATCAATCCCCTTTTGGGGAGAATTCCCTACCACCGCACCAAGACCGTTGCCCGGAATAGCCGTGACGTTTTTACCATCAAAGCCGATCGAACCGAAATCCATCGGACGATCCCCCTCAATAACCCCGTAAAGATAGAGATCCATTCTAAGACTCCCTTTTCGCTTTTTGGCCTATCATCGAAACCGCCTCGTCAAAATGTTCTTTGCGAATGACAAGACTCCCCGACTTTTCATTCGCCTCGTCACCGTACCTCTCAATAAAACTCCGAACGGCAAGTGTCACCGCCTGCCGGCAGATCGATTCAATTTCAGCACCGCTCTTTCCCTCTGTCTCTCGGGAAAGTCCCCTCAGGTTGATCCCCTTTTCAAGCGGGCGCCCTCCTGTATGGATCCGAAAAATCGCCTCACGCCCCTCCTCATCGGGGAGCCCCAGATGAATGATGTGGTCGAAACGGCCGGGACGAATCAGCGCTGGATCAATGAGGTCCACGCGGTTTGTCGCACCGAGGATAACAACCCCGCGTAGCTCCTCCAGTCCATCCAGTTCGGTCAAGAATTGGCTGATTGTCCTGCCCATGACACCGGAGTCTCCTTCACCACCCCCTCGCTTGGGGGCCATCGAATCAATTTCGTCAAAGAAGAGGACACACGGGGCGGCTGCCTTCGCCTTTTTGAACACCTCGCGGATCCCTTTTTCGCTCTCACCGATCCATTTGGAAACGAGTTCCGGACCTTTGACCGAGATAAAATTGACCTCCGATTCTGTCGCCAGTGCCTTGGCGATGAGCGTCTTTCCGGTCCCGGGAGAACCTCCGAGCAGGATCCCCTTGGTCGGTTTAAGCCTTGCCTTTTCGAAGAGCTTCCCAAATTTAAGCGGCCACTCGACCGTCTCTCTCAAAGTTCTTTTCACATCCTCGAGTCCTCCGACATCAGACCAGTGGACATTCGGCGATTCAATCGAAATCTCGCGGATGGCAGACGGCTCCACTTCGTTCATTGCCTTCATGAATTGGGGGTGTGTTACCTCAAGCGTCTCGATCACCTCATAAGGAACCTCTTCCAGCGTGATATCCCCTTTCTCCATCGATTCCCGAAGACAGACCATCGCCGCCTCGCGCGCGAGCGCCTCAAGATCGGCGCCCACATAACCATGAGTGATGTCGGAGAGCTTCTCGAGACTGACATCCTCGGCGAGCGGCATCCCGCGTGTGTGGATCTCGAGGATCCTGAGACGACCATTCCGATCCGGAATTCCGATCGAGATTTCCCGGTCAAAGCGACCGGGGCGTCGAAGTGCAGGATCCAGAAGGTCCGGCATGTTGGTCGCACCGATGACAATCAATTGCCCGCGAGATTTGAGGCCATCCATGAGTGAGAGCAGTGTCGCAACAATCCGTTTTTCGACCTCCCCCTGGACGTTCGCCCGTTTGGGAGCAACCGAATCAATCTCGTCAATAAAGATAATGGATGGAGATTGCCGGCTCGCCTCCTCAAAGATACTGCGCAGATGTGCCTCACTCTCGCCATAAAATTTGTGGACAATCTCCGGACCATTGACGGTAAAGAAATTGGCGTCGGATTCATGGGCCACCGCGCGTGCAATAAGCGTCTTGCCCGTTCCGGGAGGACCATAAAGAAGAACCCCCTTCGGCGGGTCGATCCCAAGTCGTTCAAAGATCTGCGGGCTTTTGAGAGGCAGTTCGATCATCTCACGAACCCGTTGCATTTCCCGATCCAGGCCGCCGACATCCTCATAGGCGACCGAGCTCCTCGTCTCCCCCTTCTCTTTGGTCTCCGTCCCTTCGACCCGAACCGTCGTCTGCGGTGTTACAAAAACGAGACCCCCCGCCGGGGTGGTCTGAATGGCGGTAAAGTCCCTTGTACGCGAACCAAAGAGAGTCACTCGAATCTTGTCCCCCTGCGCTACGGGGAGTCCCTCAACGAGCTTTCCCAGATAGCTCGTCTCTCCCGACCGATTGACAACGCCTAAGGGGGAAAGGGCCTTCAGCGTAATCGATCTGGCGGGGGAAGAGGTGGCCGAATGGATCCTTATCTTTTCATCGATCCCGACCTTTGCGTTTTCGCGCACTATCCCATCAATCTGGATCAACCCCTTCCCCCGATAATCAGAAAACGTTGGCAACAACTTGACACCCGTCTCCCTCTTGCCACGAACCAGAACGAGGTCACCGATCTTGAGACCGAGCCTCTCAATCTCGTCCGGATCAATTCGGGCAATGCCGCGGCCCACATCTTTAGGGAGCGCCTCTGCGACTCGTAGCGTAAGAGAACCGGACTCGTGATTCCTTGTTTCAATCTTTGCTTTCTTGGCAGGCATCATTTCTTCCTCACCTTCACCTCCAGCACCCCATTGGTATAACTCCGCTCCAGGCTTGCCAAATCAACCTTTGCCGGCAGAAGCAGTTCCTTTGAATATTTTTTTCTGCCAACGGTCGAGAGATCAAAAACATCATCCCCCTTTATTTCACAATGGATCTCCGATTCGGCGACCCCCGGAAGTTCAGCGACAATCCTTATAAACTGCTTCTCATCAAAGAGATCCGTTAACGGTTCCAGCGTCTCTTCCACCACAGGCCCCTTCGGTTTTTCCATCTTCGTGCTTTTCACCTTGGCGATATCCCCAAACGGACGGACGACTTGTCTCGGCATTCCGCCAGGGCCGGCCATCGTCCGAATCGTGAAGCCGTAGACACCGGTCATGTCCTTTTGCCCCTTGACGCCAAACTCGCCGGACTTTTTTAACTCTCCCCCTTCTTCCGTCACCTTGTCGGCAAGATCGATGAGGCTCGAGAGTCCCTTAAAGAAGCCCCCAAGAAGCCCCCTGGCTCCCCCCTCCAGGTCGATTTCAGGACCCTTTTCCCCTTCACCGCGAGCCCCTTTTTTGGTCATCTCCCCCTCCCTCTGTTTTATAGTATTTCAACTTTTAGCGGATACGACTGTACCCGCTAAAAGTTAGAAATACTTATGGTTTATCAACAAAAATGTACTAACCAAAAGCTGATCAACGCTAAAAGTTAGAAATACTTATGGTTTATCAACAAAAATGTACTAACCAAAAGCTGATCAACCATAGAGTCTTACACCTTAAAATTTGAGTGACATCCTCTTTGCCTCTTTCCTGCCGGCCCCCGTGAGAGCAGCCCCCATTTTTTTTGAGCGCGGCAGTTTCAAAACATTGCGGTACATCATCTCGAAGGCCCGCAGATCTTTTTCGATCCCCTTAAGCTGCGTGTCGATGTCATGGATTCGCTGAACGAGACTCTGCCTCTTGCTCATGAGGCTCTCACGACGGACCGTTAGCATATACATCCGGTTCGCCTGTTGCGCACTGGGTCCGCCGAGCGACTTGAGATGAACGATATCAGACGCCCCCCGAATCGTAGGACAGCCTCGTGGTAAATTTCCCTTGAGTTGCATAACCCCTCCCTTGTCAATGCCGGCCGTTCCGGCAGTATTGTCTAATCGCTTTCTCCACCACCTCGCGAACCTTTGTTGAGGTCGTCTTGCTCCCAATCCTGGATGTCTCCGACGTCAACACGTCAAAGCAGATTTTCTTAAACATCGGATCGCTGAAGTTTATTTCAATTCTTTTTCCGTATTCCCTGGCCGTCCGGGCAATCATGATGCAACCCCGGATCGTTGGAGCAAATTCATATTGACCATGCTCCCTCAGGTGCCGCACAACTCTTACAATCTTCAACGCCTCCTTGACCGGCAATCCAGATTTTCGGGAGGTAATAAGCGATTCCGTCTCTTCGTCCGGACCTTCAAGATCGAGTGTTACCATCCGGTCCCGCAACGCATCCTGTGAACGATGAACACCGGCGTATTCCTCCGGGTTTGAGGTGAAGATCGCCCGAAAGTCAGGATGAATCTTGATGTAATTGCTGCGTCCTTCATCATAATTAACCGGAATATCGAGAATCCCTTCCTGCAGGACAGAGAGGAGAACATTGTTCGCCTCGGGACGCGACCTCGTGAATTCATCATAGATCAGGGTATAGCCGTTCTGGACAGCGACGGTCAGCCGGTTGTCAACCCACCTCTTCGATGACTCCTCCTCCACCTTGAGAACCGACGAGATGAAATTGTCCCGGAGCTTCGAGACATGATAACCGGTCTCGGAACCAACCAGATCCCCGGTTGTCAGTTGTTCATCCCCATGTATGATGACAACCGGTTTCTCCAGGAGCTCTGCCACCCGGAGCGCCATCGTTGTCTTCCCGGTTCCGGAGATTCCGCGAAAATGGATCGGAAAGCCGGCCTTGAGATAATGCAGGGAGCGATCGATTGTCCCTTTGACAAACGGAGTTTCAACAAAGGTCTCTCCCGCCTGCGGTTTTACAATGGTAATGCTCGTATCCTCCATGGATTGCCCACCCCCCTCCTGAACAATAATTTTCTGATTAAGACTAGCCTGCTTTGACATGTCATCCTCCAGGGACGATCAGGTCCCCTGCTTGGCCTATCAGCTACACAGGGGACGTAACCATCCGTGAAAAGGCTGCCTAATGGGCATGCTGGGCCTTCTGCTTGGCCCGGGCAATCTCCGATTTAAAGTTCCGCCTTCTCGCACTCAAGGCCTTGGCAGCAGCAAAGAACGCCTGATGACCCGACCGAAACTCCTGGTGATTCTTCCTCTGCTCCCGATGGAACTTCTCCTTCATCGTACCGACGTTATCCTTGAGATCCTCCGTGAAGCCGTGGAGATCGGCATGCAGTTTCCTGGCCATTATTTTCCGCTTCCGGTGACAGTCGCCGACAAACTTGCGCGCCCCGGCAAGCGTCTTTCCGGCCTCTACGATATTCGTGCCAAGAAAATTCATCCGAGCATCAAAAGAGCCCTTGATCCCATCTCCCATTTTTTTCATCTCTTCCGCAAATCCCATGTTCATTCACCCCCTTCAAACTAAAGAGCGTTTACCTGTTGTTTAACCGAAGACTGACCGATCAGTTCCCCTTCGAGATTCTGGATCGACTTCCTGAACTCACGGCCGCTCACCTCGTCTTTTTCTTCAAACGTCCGAAAGGCGGCCCGGATCTTCTGCTGCTCCTTTTGAAAGACCTGAATCTCACTCCGCACCCGTTCGATGAGGAACGAGAGCTCTTTCTTACACCTCTCCATCTCTTCAAAAAGGTTGGCCTGCATCGACCGATTGAGCCTTGAAGTCAGCTCCCTCTGGCGGGCGAGAAAACTCCGGATCAACGTCTTGATCTCTGTCTCACGACGCAACTGGAAATCGAGGATTCTCCCGATGACGGAATCGAAATCCTTCCTCCGGAAACTCCCCATCGATGCCAGTTTCTCCCTCAAGTGGCCACGGATCGCCTCCTGCTCCATTCGGTAGCCATCGAGAAGCTCGAGTCCCTTTTCAATGAGGGCCCCAACCGCCCCGATGCCCGACTCGAAGGAGGCAACCACCTCACTCGTCAGATTACGAATCTCGCTCGGAACCGACATACATCCCCTTTCTCTGAGGCTCCCTTATAACTCCCCCCACAAGAGGGGACGACCCGTTCCCCTCCCCTTAGGGTAAGGGGAGGTTGGGAGGGGGCTACGAGCCTTCAGATCCAGACGACCTGGCGATCTAAGCCTGCTCGCAAAGGGCAGGGTCAGACCGGCAGGTCCTCTTAGAACCTTTTTCCCACCTAGGCAGGCTGAGCAGCGGTCGCTGTCAAGCCAATCGCCTCGGCATACTTCAGATAGGTCTCAACACCGGAGACAACGACTCTGGCCTCGAGGGATAGAAACTCAATCCCGACGAGTGAGAGACGTGCCCAGGCATCAATGACGATCCCCTTGTCGAGGACCCTGTCGATGACTTCCGCGAGTGACGAACTCGCCATCGATTTTTGTACGGCCATGATACACCTCCTGTTAAACTAGATTACGACGTGGCTTGGCCCAACGGAGAATCGCTCATCGATCTCCGCCGTGTCGTAAACTGTTTATAAATCCTGAAAAGTTCGAGAAGTTCGAGAAACGTGTGTGGTTTTCGTGGAAGGTGACCGTAGAAGGAATGAAGACCGGGAAACTG
This window of the Deltaproteobacteria bacterium genome carries:
- a CDS encoding CDC48 family AAA ATPase, whose translation is MPAKKAKIETRNHESGSLTLRVAEALPKDVGRGIARIDPDEIERLGLKIGDLVLVRGKRETGVKLLPTFSDYRGKGLIQIDGIVRENAKVGIDEKIRIHSATSSPARSITLKALSPLGVVNRSGETSYLGKLVEGLPVAQGDKIRVTLFGSRTRDFTAIQTTPAGGLVFVTPQTTVRVEGTETKEKGETRSSVAYEDVGGLDREMQRVREMIELPLKSPQIFERLGIDPPKGVLLYGPPGTGKTLIARAVAHESDANFFTVNGPEIVHKFYGESEAHLRSIFEEASRQSPSIIFIDEIDSVAPKRANVQGEVEKRIVATLLSLMDGLKSRGQLIVIGATNMPDLLDPALRRPGRFDREISIGIPDRNGRLRILEIHTRGMPLAEDVSLEKLSDITHGYVGADLEALAREAAMVCLRESMEKGDITLEEVPYEVIETLEVTHPQFMKAMNEVEPSAIREISIESPNVHWSDVGGLEDVKRTLRETVEWPLKFGKLFEKARLKPTKGILLGGSPGTGKTLIAKALATESEVNFISVKGPELVSKWIGESEKGIREVFKKAKAAAPCVLFFDEIDSMAPKRGGGEGDSGVMGRTISQFLTELDGLEELRGVVILGATNRVDLIDPALIRPGRFDHIIHLGLPDEEGREAIFRIHTGGRPLEKGINLRGLSRETEGKSGAEIESICRQAVTLAVRSFIERYGDEANEKSGSLVIRKEHFDEAVSMIGQKAKRES
- a CDS encoding Hsp20/alpha crystallin family protein; amino-acid sequence: MTKKGARGEGEKGPEIDLEGGARGLLGGFFKGLSSLIDLADKVTEEGGELKKSGEFGVKGQKDMTGVYGFTIRTMAGPGGMPRQVVRPFGDIAKVKSTKMEKPKGPVVEETLEPLTDLFDEKQFIRIVAELPGVAESEIHCEIKGDDVFDLSTVGRKKYSKELLLPAKVDLASLERSYTNGVLEVKVRKK
- the gvpN gene encoding gas vesicle protein GvpN; protein product: MEDTSITIVKPQAGETFVETPFVKGTIDRSLHYLKAGFPIHFRGISGTGKTTMALRVAELLEKPVVIIHGDEQLTTGDLVGSETGYHVSKLRDNFISSVLKVEEESSKRWVDNRLTVAVQNGYTLIYDEFTRSRPEANNVLLSVLQEGILDIPVNYDEGRSNYIKIHPDFRAIFTSNPEEYAGVHRSQDALRDRMVTLDLEGPDEETESLITSRKSGLPVKEALKIVRVVRHLREHGQYEFAPTIRGCIMIARTAREYGKRIEINFSDPMFKKICFDVLTSETSRIGSKTTSTKVREVVEKAIRQYCRNGRH
- the gvpA gene encoding gas vesicle structural protein GvpA — protein: MAVQKSMASSSLAEVIDRVLDKGIVIDAWARLSLVGIEFLSLEARVVVSGVETYLKYAEAIGLTATAAQPA